Proteins co-encoded in one Brassica rapa cultivar Chiifu-401-42 chromosome A02, CAAS_Brap_v3.01, whole genome shotgun sequence genomic window:
- the LOC103850302 gene encoding ER membrane protein complex subunit 4 yields MDKGKAVMGAGRRWGVDFSDQSTVPSSRDILDPPGFSRASPEQDDSATSRQKKDAEAHWKLQKAWEVAQSPFKNLMMMGFMMWMAGNTVHLFSIGITFSALWQPLSALQSVGKIFEPFKDNKVELLMPKLVFLALNLGGLALGIWKLNTLGLLPTHASDWVSSLPPPQEVEHSGGGYVFH; encoded by the exons ATGGACAAAGGCAAAGCAGTGATGGGTGCTGGCCGGAGATGGGGCGTCGATTTCTCCGATCAATCCACCGTTCCATCTTCCCGCGACATCCTCGATCCACCTGGCTTCTCTCGTGCTTCTCCCGAACAG GATGATTCAGCAACGAGCCGCCAAAAGAAAGACGCTGAAGCTCATTGGAAACTTCAG AAAGCATGGGAAGTAGCGCAGTCACCGTTTAAGAATCTGATGATGATGGGGTTCATGATGTGGATGGCTGGGAACACTGTTCATCTCTTTAGCATTGGGATCACTTTCTCTGCTCTTTGGCAGCCTCTCAGCGCCCTCCAGAGTGTTGGCAAGA TTTTTGAACCATTCAAGGACAACAAGGTGGAGCTACTTATGCCCAAACTAGTGTTTCTTGCCTTAAACCTTGGTGGGTTAGCTTTGGGTATCTGGAAG CTCAACACTTTGGGGCTTCTCCCAACACATGCATCAGATTGGGTTTCATCCTTACCCCCTCCTCAG GAGGTTGAACACTCTGGAGGAGGATATGTTTTCCACTGA